The proteins below come from a single Sander vitreus isolate 19-12246 chromosome 15, sanVit1, whole genome shotgun sequence genomic window:
- the LOC144530169 gene encoding transmembrane protein 235, translating to MRYGLVVITAGFTGLLSFSLLAVAIWTDYWYIIVDVNKPNSSCSDDLSSHSGLWRINEGPNMSSVIPSFTANMSSLSEVERHLLGLHKVVVIILPLSLVLLVFGWIFGLVSSLASSPKLLAGSASYVLFCSIFTLSGVSVYIKYSNLAMVEFQRIVSPENLARVDVSFGWSLSAAWLSYSMELATGLLLMLAARISQMKGRYDSGVAIAML from the exons ATGAGGTACGGATTGGTGGTTATTACAGCTGGGTTTACAGGTTTGCTCAGTTTTAGCCTCCTTGCTGTGGCTATCTGGACTGATTACTGGTACATTATCGTCGATGTGAATAAACCCAACAGCTCATGTTCAGACGACCTAAGTTCACATTCTGGACTGTGGAGAATTAATGAAG gacCAAACATGAGCTCAGTCATCCCTTCTTTCACAGCAAATATGTCCAGCCTGTCAGAAGTGGAAAGGCACCTTCTTG GCTTGCACAAAGTGGTGGTCATCATATTGCCCCTCAGCCTGGTCCTGCTGGTGTTCGGCTGGATCTTTGGACTTGTCAGTTCGTTAGCCAGCAGTCCCAAATTGCTGGCTGGATCAGCATCCTACGTTCTCTTCTGCA GTATTTTTACCTTGTCTGGGGTGAGCGTCTACATCAAATACTCGAACCTGGCCATGGTGGAGTTCCAGCGTATCGTGTCTCCAGAGAACCTCGCCCGTGTGGATGTGTCCTTCGGCTGGTCCTTAAGCGCAGCCTGGCTCTCCTACAGCATGGAGTTAGCCACTGGCCTGCTGCTTATGCTAGCTGCCAGAATAAGTCAAATGAAGGGACGCTATGACTCTGGCGTAGCCATCGCCATGTTATGA